From a single Nicotiana tomentosiformis chromosome 2, ASM39032v3, whole genome shotgun sequence genomic region:
- the LOC104114162 gene encoding uncharacterized protein translates to MAHSRNSDTDTQDAAQETIATIVAQGRIKKASTQKRKGKSTKGVQVPRVEHEEGVEHDDPIPQDPVPPPTAALAQTTISPEVSQMFNAVNSAMEMFKAFMANQNERRDEIPPQSNRQNNSESSRVNEFLKLSPLLFHGSIADEDPMLWLEGVKKTLRAMKAFDDETVELAAYQLRDVVGAWFEMWEKERDKDDGPPTWEEFEEDFMANFIQEEDREAKATEFEQLKQGNKSVQEYYMKFIRLAKHAPHMVKTDKAKIRRFVGGLAYHIKDTTSAAAVGMTTFSSVVGFAKHVEKNKQQRREKKEHNKKARTAGRFNGTSSGGGRGPSNKESLASDQSSHQSGGVSFFRRT, encoded by the coding sequence ATGGCTCATTCTCGCAACTCTGACACCGACACTCAGGATGCTGCTCAAGAAACTATTGCTACTATTGTGGCTCAAGGTAGAATTAAGAAGGCTTCAACTCAGAAAAGGAAGGGTAAATCCACAAAGGGGGTTCAAGTACCCCGAGTTGAACATGAAGAAGGGGTAGAGCATGATGATCCAATACCTCAGGATCCAGTGCCACCCCCAACAGCAGCTCTAGCTCAGACAACTATATCTCCAGAGGTGAGTCAGATGTTTAATGCTGTCAACAGTGCTATGgagatgtttaaagccttcatggcCAACCAGAACGAGAGAAGAGATGAGATTCCACCTCAGTCAAATAGACAGAACAATTCTGAGTCCTCAAGAGTGAATGAATTTTTAAAGTTGAGTCCTCTATTATTCCATGGTTCTATAGCTGATGAAGATCCAATGTTGTGGCTGGAGGGTGTCAAGAAAACCCTCCGAGCGATGAAGGCATTTGATGATGAAACTGTGGAGCTAGCTGCTTACCAGCTTAGAGATGTGGTTGgcgcttggtttgagatgtgggaaaaGGAAAGAGATAAAGATGATGGCCCGCCTACTTGGGAAgaatttgaagaggatttcatggctAACTTTATCCAGGAAGAGGATAGGGAAGCTAAGGCTACAGAGTTCGAACAGCTCAAGCAAGGGAATAAAAGTGTGCAAGAGTACTACATGAAATTCATAAGGTTGGCTAAGCATGCTCCTCACATGGTTAAGACAGATAAAGCAAAGATTCGTAGGTTTGTTGGCGGTTTGGCCTACCACATTAAGGATACGACATCAGCTGCAGCGGTAGGAATGACAACTTTCTCCTCTGTTGTGGGATTCGCCAAGCACGTAGAAAAAAACAAACAACAAAGGAGAGAAAAAAAAGAGCATAACAAGAAAGCCAGGACAGCGGGCAGGTTTAATGGTACATCTAGCGGAGGTGGAAGAGGTCCCTCCAATAAGGAGTCATTAGCATCAGATCAGTCCAGTCATCAGTCAGGTGGTGTGTCTTTCTTCAGACGTACCTAG